One segment of Rhodopirellula baltica SH 1 DNA contains the following:
- a CDS encoding class I adenylate-forming enzyme family protein, which translates to METADVHDLLSALIHHAKQRPDEIALIDSQTGAAAFTWSELTCRVDATAIMLRSKFSEATTTKRLTYRCTNRPEDVVLSLACVAAGFTEIPIDAFLPAPQQDVLIKRSKALHWAHEIHANSIHSSKVADAISNLETAARDVDIHSPSLVLWTSGTTSEPRGVMLSQHNLTTNAKAKLLAVPQHTSDLRLSLLSIAHAYARTSDMGTWLLSGCRWSLGRGRSTLRSLPENLCPTLINAVPVLINDILNRIESGQSSLQSLRLLGCGGVAMSLGQFERCKQNGIGVIQGYGCTETSPVICSASPDNATPNRVGPLVAGWESKVEHGRLFVRGPGVMIGYLDEEAATQQKVSPGGWLDTGDLVEIHDDGQFQILGRADDVIVMDNGFKVFPATIERQLLQLEGIEQAVLLHHQGQLCLLLSHSQPQVTADAPTGRDPIESCLADSLPPGTSVKRLKLSEPLSIKSGELTAKGTPRRPIIRQRRLSSPPDSRPNHSRDP; encoded by the coding sequence ATGGAAACGGCTGATGTGCATGACTTGCTGTCGGCGCTGATTCATCATGCAAAACAGCGGCCCGACGAAATTGCCTTGATCGATTCCCAAACGGGCGCCGCCGCTTTCACTTGGAGCGAACTGACTTGCCGCGTCGATGCGACCGCGATCATGTTGCGGTCGAAATTCTCAGAAGCGACCACGACGAAACGCTTGACCTATCGATGCACCAACCGCCCCGAGGATGTGGTGCTGTCTCTGGCCTGCGTTGCTGCTGGATTCACAGAGATCCCGATCGACGCGTTCTTGCCCGCCCCACAACAAGACGTCTTGATCAAACGATCCAAAGCGTTGCACTGGGCTCACGAAATCCATGCGAATTCGATTCACTCGAGCAAGGTGGCGGATGCGATCTCGAACTTAGAAACGGCAGCTCGCGACGTTGACATTCACTCGCCATCGTTGGTTCTTTGGACGAGCGGCACGACCTCCGAACCCCGAGGCGTGATGCTGTCCCAGCACAATCTGACCACCAATGCGAAGGCCAAACTGCTGGCGGTCCCTCAACACACCTCGGACCTGCGACTGTCGTTGCTGTCCATCGCTCACGCTTACGCGCGAACCAGCGACATGGGAACGTGGTTGCTCTCGGGGTGTCGCTGGAGTCTCGGCCGAGGCCGGTCCACGTTGCGTTCGCTCCCCGAAAACCTCTGCCCGACTTTGATCAACGCTGTGCCGGTATTGATCAATGACATCTTGAATCGAATTGAATCCGGGCAATCCAGTTTGCAATCGCTGCGTTTGCTCGGATGCGGCGGCGTCGCAATGTCTCTCGGGCAATTCGAGCGATGCAAGCAAAACGGTATCGGTGTCATTCAGGGCTACGGCTGCACCGAAACGTCACCGGTGATCTGCAGTGCATCACCTGACAACGCGACTCCCAATCGAGTCGGTCCCTTGGTCGCAGGCTGGGAATCCAAGGTCGAACACGGGCGTCTGTTCGTCCGAGGCCCTGGCGTGATGATCGGCTACCTCGACGAGGAAGCCGCGACGCAGCAGAAGGTCTCGCCGGGCGGTTGGCTTGATACAGGCGACTTGGTTGAGATTCACGACGACGGTCAATTTCAAATCCTCGGTCGCGCCGACGATGTGATCGTGATGGACAACGGCTTCAAAGTCTTCCCCGCCACCATCGAACGGCAACTACTGCAGCTAGAGGGAATCGAACAAGCCGTCCTGCTCCATCACCAAGGCCAGCTTTGTCTGCTGCTCTCACACAGCCAACCCCAAGTTACCGCCGACGCTCCAACCGGCCGCGATCCAATTGAATCATGCTTGGCCGATAGCCTTCCGCCGGGAACAAGCGTGAAGCGACTCAAACTGTCCGAACCATTGTCCATCAAGTCAGGAGAACTCACCGCCAAGGGAACCCCTCGCCGACCAATCATCCGTCAGCGCCGACTCTCTAGCCCCCCGGATAGTCGCCCAAACCACTCTCGCGATCCATAA
- a CDS encoding DUF1559 domain-containing protein, which yields MPNYCRDVNKNRKAFTLVELLVVIAIIGVLVGLLLPAVQSAREAARRMSCSNNMKQLGLAMHNYHDAFRSFPYGHLNTGLSVTHKRDSWYQNILPFVEQQAYAEKYRNAATIYSVYEAEWIHRMPLELAGVAVPTFMCPSEPSGPALGGGGSDNGFQGSYGVSAGGGTLPQDLLGGITPDEINIIKTDPGGMFGETRTYKFRDCLDGTSNTLLASETIIRGASGGSWGGMGGYWGGSPHGSFGFSSAEPPNTSVPDRVYSCKSTNFPKSPCENGNADGLTGRWNFARSHHTGGVLTAFCDGSVRFVTDSIERQIWRDLGNRADGHVLGEF from the coding sequence ATGCCCAACTACTGTCGCGATGTTAACAAGAATCGGAAAGCATTCACGCTTGTTGAACTCCTCGTGGTAATCGCAATAATTGGCGTATTGGTGGGATTATTGCTGCCAGCCGTGCAATCCGCTCGCGAAGCAGCACGACGCATGAGTTGCTCCAACAACATGAAGCAGCTTGGTCTTGCAATGCACAACTATCACGACGCCTTTCGAAGCTTTCCCTATGGTCACCTCAATACTGGACTTTCCGTGACCCACAAACGGGATTCCTGGTACCAAAACATCCTCCCTTTTGTTGAACAACAGGCATACGCCGAAAAATATCGAAACGCTGCCACGATCTACAGTGTCTACGAAGCGGAATGGATTCATCGCATGCCCCTGGAACTCGCAGGGGTCGCCGTCCCCACGTTCATGTGTCCGTCCGAACCCTCCGGCCCAGCTCTCGGTGGCGGCGGGTCCGACAATGGTTTCCAAGGTAGTTACGGTGTTTCCGCTGGTGGAGGCACTTTGCCTCAAGATCTTCTAGGAGGGATCACTCCGGATGAGATCAACATCATTAAAACGGATCCGGGAGGGATGTTCGGTGAGACGAGGACCTATAAGTTCAGAGATTGTCTCGATGGAACGTCTAACACCCTACTCGCCAGCGAGACGATCATTCGCGGCGCGAGCGGCGGAAGTTGGGGAGGCATGGGAGGCTATTGGGGTGGTTCTCCTCACGGATCCTTCGGTTTCTCTTCAGCAGAGCCCCCAAACACATCCGTTCCCGATCGTGTGTATTCCTGCAAAAGCACAAATTTCCCGAAATCACCTTGCGAAAACGGGAACGCTGACGGTCTCACGGGCCGATGGAACTTCGCCCGCAGCCATCACACCGGTGGTGTATTAACGGCTTTCTGTGATGGATCCGTTCGGTTTGTTACCGATTCGATCGAACGTCAGATCTGGAGAGACTTAGGCAACCGTGCCGACGGTCACGTCCTGGGTGAGTTTTAG
- the tatC gene encoding twin-arginine translocase subunit TatC codes for MEALTRPKDDLFDNSTMTFGEHLEELRGSLVKAIIWLLIGLAVGLMFANRVVRFIQEPLKQAIIEYNADRDLKEMGLPDRKEDPQVSRFYEFLTSNSLVADVVYTLPSGSVPVATGDMVEPPEATGTAVESEPDEKNSPDVEAEAGESAALDIPERITTAELMKSMGTIPNPDELVPMIQLRRSERGLSSLKIEEPFMIWVKAGLIVGAVLASPMIFYHLWSFVAAGLHSHERRYVYVYLPFSVVLFVSGVVLAFGLVLHYVLTFLLQFNGSMDVAVEPRLTYYVNFVLMLPLGFGVAFQLPLVMLFLQRIDLIQTQDYINSWRVAVLVIFVISMIVTPADVTSMVALAVPLLFLYFLGIVMCAYMPRGRGLGSEAYDPA; via the coding sequence GTGGAAGCACTGACGCGACCCAAAGACGATTTGTTCGACAATTCGACGATGACGTTCGGGGAGCATCTCGAAGAACTCCGTGGCTCTCTGGTCAAAGCAATCATTTGGTTGTTGATCGGATTGGCGGTTGGATTGATGTTCGCCAACCGAGTGGTGCGATTCATCCAGGAGCCGCTCAAACAGGCGATCATCGAATACAACGCCGATCGCGACCTGAAAGAGATGGGGCTACCCGACCGCAAGGAAGATCCGCAGGTCAGTCGGTTCTACGAATTCTTGACGTCCAATTCTCTGGTCGCGGACGTGGTGTACACGCTGCCATCGGGGAGCGTCCCAGTGGCGACCGGAGACATGGTGGAACCGCCGGAGGCCACTGGCACGGCCGTCGAATCTGAACCGGATGAAAAGAACAGTCCCGATGTCGAAGCCGAAGCAGGCGAGTCGGCTGCGCTGGACATTCCAGAGAGGATCACCACCGCGGAATTGATGAAATCGATGGGGACGATCCCCAACCCCGATGAATTGGTGCCCATGATTCAGCTCCGTCGCAGTGAACGCGGGCTGAGTTCATTGAAGATCGAAGAGCCGTTCATGATTTGGGTGAAAGCGGGTTTGATTGTTGGCGCGGTGCTTGCCTCCCCCATGATCTTCTATCACCTGTGGTCGTTTGTGGCCGCTGGTTTGCATAGTCACGAACGACGTTATGTCTACGTTTACCTACCGTTCAGCGTGGTGCTGTTTGTCTCGGGCGTCGTGCTCGCGTTTGGGTTGGTGCTGCACTACGTGCTGACGTTCTTGTTGCAATTCAATGGATCGATGGACGTCGCGGTGGAGCCTCGGCTGACCTATTACGTCAACTTTGTGTTGATGTTGCCATTGGGATTCGGCGTCGCCTTCCAATTGCCATTGGTGATGCTGTTCCTGCAACGCATTGATTTGATTCAAACGCAGGACTACATCAACAGTTGGCGAGTCGCGGTGTTGGTAATCTTCGTCATATCGATGATTGTCACACCGGCCGACGTGACTAGCATGGTGGCTCTGGCAGTTCCGCTGTTATTCCTGTACTTCCTCGGCATCGTGATGTGCGCGTACATGCCACGGGGCAGGGGACTAGGCAGCGAAGCTTACGATCCGGCTTGA
- a CDS encoding type 1 glutamine amidotransferase domain-containing protein: MTDPTSSSNPATAVSVDSVSPQTLVGKRVLSFVGEIYEDLELWYPKLRLIEAGAEFFVAGPKAGEKYDGKLGYPCVSDLAIDACEADSFDGLLVPGGFMPDKLRRDPKVLQLVRDFDAAKKPIAAICHGGWIPISAGVYRGVRVTGSPGIKDDLVNAGAIFEDASVVVDGHHVSSRRPDDLPDFCRHFIALLA; this comes from the coding sequence ATGACCGATCCAACTTCCTCTTCCAATCCCGCGACCGCCGTTTCCGTCGATTCGGTTTCGCCTCAGACACTCGTGGGAAAACGAGTTCTGTCGTTTGTGGGCGAAATTTACGAGGACTTGGAGCTTTGGTACCCCAAACTACGCCTGATCGAGGCGGGAGCAGAATTTTTTGTCGCGGGCCCAAAAGCGGGCGAAAAATACGACGGCAAACTGGGCTACCCCTGTGTAAGCGACCTTGCCATCGACGCTTGTGAGGCTGATTCCTTTGACGGGTTGCTGGTTCCCGGCGGGTTCATGCCGGACAAACTGAGGCGAGACCCGAAGGTATTGCAACTCGTCCGTGACTTTGACGCGGCTAAAAAGCCGATCGCCGCGATTTGTCACGGCGGCTGGATTCCCATCTCAGCAGGCGTCTACCGCGGCGTTCGCGTGACCGGATCCCCGGGCATCAAGGACGACCTCGTGAACGCGGGAGCAATCTTCGAAGACGCTTCGGTCGTGGTCGACGGGCACCACGTCAGCAGTCGCCGCCCTGACGACCTGCCCGATTTCTGCCGCCACTTCATCGCCCTGCTCGCGTAA
- a CDS encoding GNAT family N-acetyltransferase: MDEVTVRQSTPLDAQAIHALMRPFVSQHLLLSRTEAEIIELTRHGFVAMVGPRCIGFSAIEVYSPKLAELQCLAVHPEAQRLGLGRKLVGHCIERARTLGVMEILAISSSEDFLKSCGFDYSLPDQKKALFCQLRPRNFDDH; this comes from the coding sequence ATGGACGAAGTGACCGTGCGGCAATCCACCCCGCTAGACGCCCAGGCCATTCACGCTTTGATGCGTCCGTTTGTTTCGCAGCATCTGCTGCTGTCGCGGACCGAAGCCGAAATCATCGAGTTGACCCGCCACGGGTTCGTCGCGATGGTCGGTCCACGCTGCATCGGCTTTTCCGCCATCGAGGTCTACAGTCCCAAGCTGGCCGAACTGCAATGCTTGGCCGTGCACCCCGAAGCCCAACGTTTGGGACTGGGACGCAAATTGGTCGGGCACTGCATCGAAAGAGCCCGCACGCTCGGTGTGATGGAAATCCTCGCGATCAGCTCCTCCGAAGACTTCCTCAAATCATGCGGCTTCGATTACTCGTTGCCCGACCAGAAGAAAGCCTTGTTCTGCCAACTCCGTCCTCGCAACTTCGATGACCACTGA
- a CDS encoding M42 family metallopeptidase, with translation MQPLEFFKQSILTPSPSGYEEPIQKLIGEYLKPHSDEVSIDVHGNLTARVGEAGGPKLMLAGHCDQIGMLISHIDDQGFLYAQTIGGWDPQQLIGQSMTVWTDDGPVSAVISRKPIHLLSQQERGEVVKLEQMWLDIGAKDGDEAKSKVRIGDCVTLNLAYRELLGDMVSGPGMDNKTGMWTVIETARRCASSDQALQCELHSVATVQEEIGLRGAKTAAGRINPDVAIAVDVTHASDCPTIDKQQQGDIKIGGGPVIFRGPNINAKVAKRLMQLADDNDIAYQPAALGRAAPNDSNVLQVSGSGVATGLVAIPNRYMHSAVETISLGDIEAIAKLLTLFAQSLTPECDFIPG, from the coding sequence ATGCAACCGCTCGAATTTTTCAAGCAATCCATTCTGACGCCCAGCCCTTCGGGTTACGAAGAACCGATCCAAAAACTGATCGGCGAATACCTGAAACCGCACAGCGACGAAGTCTCGATCGACGTGCACGGAAACCTGACCGCTCGGGTCGGCGAAGCGGGTGGCCCCAAGCTGATGTTGGCTGGTCACTGTGACCAAATCGGCATGCTGATTTCACACATCGACGATCAAGGATTCTTGTACGCCCAAACGATCGGGGGTTGGGACCCACAGCAACTGATCGGTCAATCCATGACGGTGTGGACCGACGACGGTCCCGTCTCCGCGGTCATCAGTCGCAAGCCAATTCACTTGTTGTCTCAACAGGAACGCGGCGAGGTCGTCAAGCTGGAACAAATGTGGCTGGACATCGGAGCCAAAGATGGTGACGAAGCCAAATCAAAAGTCCGCATCGGCGACTGCGTGACGTTGAACCTTGCCTACCGAGAACTGCTGGGCGACATGGTCAGCGGTCCGGGCATGGATAACAAAACGGGCATGTGGACGGTCATTGAAACCGCCCGTCGCTGTGCCTCGTCCGATCAAGCGTTGCAGTGCGAACTGCACAGCGTCGCGACTGTCCAAGAGGAGATCGGTCTGCGTGGAGCCAAGACCGCTGCCGGTCGCATCAACCCAGATGTGGCCATCGCGGTGGATGTCACGCATGCATCAGACTGCCCGACGATCGACAAACAACAACAAGGCGATATCAAGATCGGTGGCGGCCCGGTGATCTTCCGCGGCCCCAACATCAACGCCAAAGTCGCAAAGCGACTGATGCAATTGGCGGACGACAACGACATCGCGTATCAACCTGCGGCGCTCGGCCGCGCCGCGCCGAATGATTCCAACGTGTTGCAGGTTTCTGGTTCAGGCGTTGCCACAGGACTTGTCGCGATTCCCAACCGCTACATGCACTCAGCCGTCGAAACGATCAGCCTCGGTGACATCGAAGCGATTGCGAAACTGCTGACGCTGTTCGCTCAATCGCTGACACCAGAATGCGATTTCATCCCCGGTTGA
- a CDS encoding nucleoside monophosphate kinase — translation MTESNELTPNTFYIEVIGAGLPEVDGLFVPSTAPPAESESGTVSSPGYWNGKMAWDRADGKSARSPALSYSNTYRSWRICRLDGHLAYDITCEDELPPTDRRWHVYKKGVAPSPKVVIHHSDPRLPCPEPNVVFVLGGPGAGKGTMCELAESQLGWVHLSTGDLLRAEREANGPHAAAIEEIIAAGNLVPSTIVVKLLRDAMEKITRETGNRNFLLDGFPRSESNLEAWYDVFGKDTELPKMLFFECPYDVLEKRVLARAKYTGRQDDNLVSLKSRFDTFKKETLPTVEFFKSQNRCVELDTSQDRQAVYRLVCEQLSEHTDCELANKPLSERAEMLLGLRPFPN, via the coding sequence ATGACTGAATCGAACGAGCTGACTCCCAATACCTTCTACATCGAGGTGATCGGTGCGGGACTTCCCGAAGTGGATGGGCTCTTTGTTCCCTCTACTGCGCCGCCTGCGGAGTCGGAATCGGGCACCGTTTCCAGTCCAGGTTATTGGAACGGCAAGATGGCTTGGGATCGTGCGGATGGGAAATCAGCGAGAAGTCCTGCGCTGTCGTATTCCAATACGTATCGCTCATGGAGGATTTGTCGGCTGGATGGCCATCTCGCTTATGACATCACCTGCGAAGACGAGCTTCCTCCCACGGATCGACGTTGGCATGTCTACAAGAAAGGCGTGGCTCCTTCACCCAAGGTTGTGATTCATCACTCCGATCCACGATTGCCATGCCCCGAACCCAACGTGGTGTTTGTGCTTGGCGGTCCCGGTGCGGGGAAGGGAACGATGTGCGAGTTGGCCGAATCCCAACTGGGCTGGGTCCATTTGTCGACCGGCGATTTATTGCGAGCTGAACGCGAAGCCAATGGACCGCACGCGGCGGCCATTGAAGAGATCATTGCGGCAGGAAATTTAGTTCCCAGTACGATCGTGGTGAAGTTGCTTCGGGATGCGATGGAGAAGATCACTCGCGAAACCGGCAACCGGAATTTCTTGCTCGATGGGTTCCCACGGTCGGAGTCAAACTTGGAAGCGTGGTACGACGTGTTTGGCAAAGACACCGAGTTGCCCAAGATGCTGTTCTTTGAATGTCCGTATGACGTTCTGGAGAAACGCGTTCTGGCTCGAGCCAAGTACACCGGACGACAAGACGACAACTTGGTGAGCTTGAAGTCGCGGTTTGATACCTTCAAAAAGGAAACGTTGCCGACCGTCGAGTTCTTCAAAAGCCAGAATCGGTGCGTTGAACTGGACACCAGCCAGGATCGGCAAGCGGTCTACAGGCTTGTTTGTGAACAACTTTCTGAGCACACCGATTGTGAGCTGGCAAACAAACCGCTGTCCGAGAGAGCCGAGATGCTTCTTGGATTGAGGCCGTTCCCGAATTAG
- the alaS gene encoding alanine--tRNA ligase — translation MKTDELREKYLAFFETKGCVRQPSDVLVPAWDPSVLFTPAGMNQFKDHFLGKVKLDFTRATTCQKCLRTGDIDNVGRTAFHHTFFEMLGNFSFGDYFKEEAIHWAWEFLTDKKWLGIPGERLTVTVYKDDDEAFGIWHDKIGLPTQRISRMDEDENFWPASAPSEGPDGVCGPCSEIYYQLEDGSDVEIWNLVFTQFNRVGTPPDNLHPLPSKNIDTGMGLERTASVLQGVPTNFHIDSLFPIVEAASEVCGVKYEYESDNGRRLRRITDHARASVFAVHENVYPGPKDARSVIRRLIRRAVLDGYQMNLREPFLYKLVEAVADASKAAYPELGQTTQRVSEAIESEEKAFFSTIDGGMKRIHRLFEEMNDEASVMVPGAEAADLLTTYGVPPELVQTLAAEQNFTFDWSGFREAMDKHADESDGGQRVLFQTGPLETLKEALRETPFVGYEQTEATAVVKGIITGDGKGKGDDGQLLSHLDRPEDAVLRLVLDHSPFYGESGGQVGDIGVISNDNFEFEVIDTQRHASMIVHHGRLIRGKINEGETCTAKVDVENRTALARAHSATHILHHALHTHVGRHAEQQGSKVEPDRLRFDFTNPKAIDDETLVKIEQDVLGMVGKGDEIRWDTVSLADAREAGAMMLFGEKYPDPCRMVSMGTFSRELCGGTHLTNTKQVGSFEVVVEESVSTGTRRIEALTGERAKEHREQTQALLNEVAGKLNCDASVAAAATVALIEEVRRLKKELSSGKAADYPAEFVFDAKAAKAETTDISDYNAVRAAVRGLTRRLNVAITDVLSRLDSLLADRSKLVEQLKQVTAGGKISADDLIADGTKVGDTLLIVAETPGANPNIMRGWIDQIRKKSDTPTAVLLASSMNDKVMLVGGLSRDLVDRGLKAGDWVGAAAKVVGGSGGGRPDMAQAGGKDASKLPEALQQARETMTEKLG, via the coding sequence ATGAAAACTGACGAACTGCGCGAAAAATACTTGGCGTTCTTTGAGACCAAAGGTTGCGTCCGCCAACCCAGCGACGTGCTCGTTCCGGCTTGGGATCCATCGGTTTTGTTCACTCCCGCGGGGATGAACCAGTTCAAAGACCACTTCCTTGGAAAGGTCAAACTGGATTTCACTCGCGCGACCACGTGCCAGAAATGCTTGCGAACCGGTGACATCGACAATGTGGGCCGGACCGCGTTCCACCACACGTTCTTCGAAATGCTGGGCAACTTTTCGTTCGGCGATTATTTCAAAGAAGAAGCCATCCACTGGGCGTGGGAATTCCTGACCGACAAAAAGTGGCTGGGCATCCCCGGCGAGCGTCTGACGGTCACGGTCTACAAAGATGACGACGAAGCGTTTGGCATTTGGCACGACAAGATCGGATTGCCGACCCAACGCATTTCGCGAATGGACGAGGACGAAAACTTCTGGCCCGCGTCGGCACCCAGCGAAGGCCCGGACGGAGTCTGCGGTCCCTGCAGCGAGATCTATTACCAACTGGAAGACGGCAGCGACGTCGAAATTTGGAACTTGGTGTTCACCCAGTTCAATCGCGTCGGCACGCCCCCGGACAACTTGCATCCGTTGCCCAGCAAGAACATCGACACCGGCATGGGACTGGAACGAACCGCCAGCGTCCTGCAGGGAGTGCCAACGAACTTCCACATCGACAGTCTGTTCCCGATCGTCGAAGCCGCGTCGGAAGTCTGCGGCGTGAAGTACGAATACGAAAGTGACAATGGCCGACGCTTGCGCCGGATCACCGACCACGCGCGAGCCAGCGTTTTCGCGGTTCATGAAAATGTGTATCCCGGCCCCAAAGACGCTCGGTCGGTCATCCGCCGTTTGATTCGTCGCGCGGTGCTGGACGGCTATCAAATGAATCTGCGTGAGCCCTTCCTGTACAAGTTGGTCGAAGCAGTTGCGGACGCCTCCAAGGCCGCTTATCCAGAGCTCGGCCAAACGACTCAGCGTGTCAGCGAAGCGATTGAATCGGAAGAGAAGGCTTTCTTCTCAACGATCGACGGTGGGATGAAACGCATCCATCGTTTGTTCGAAGAGATGAACGACGAAGCATCCGTGATGGTGCCCGGTGCAGAAGCCGCTGATTTGCTGACCACCTATGGCGTGCCGCCCGAGTTGGTTCAAACCCTCGCCGCCGAACAGAACTTCACCTTCGATTGGTCTGGTTTTCGGGAAGCGATGGACAAACACGCTGACGAAAGCGACGGCGGACAACGTGTGCTGTTCCAAACTGGACCACTGGAAACGTTGAAAGAGGCTCTGCGAGAAACCCCATTTGTTGGTTACGAACAAACGGAAGCCACCGCGGTCGTCAAAGGCATCATCACCGGCGATGGCAAAGGCAAAGGCGACGACGGGCAACTGCTCAGTCATCTTGATCGCCCCGAAGATGCTGTCCTGCGATTGGTTCTGGATCATTCGCCGTTCTACGGTGAATCCGGTGGCCAAGTTGGCGACATCGGTGTGATTTCCAACGACAACTTTGAGTTCGAGGTCATCGACACTCAGCGGCACGCGTCGATGATCGTTCATCACGGTCGATTGATTCGTGGGAAGATCAACGAAGGCGAAACATGCACGGCAAAGGTTGATGTCGAAAACCGCACGGCGTTGGCACGAGCCCATAGTGCGACTCACATTTTGCACCACGCATTACACACTCATGTTGGACGGCACGCCGAACAACAAGGCAGCAAGGTTGAACCGGATCGCTTGCGGTTTGATTTCACCAACCCCAAAGCCATCGACGACGAGACGTTGGTCAAGATCGAACAAGACGTGCTTGGCATGGTCGGCAAAGGCGATGAAATTCGCTGGGACACCGTGTCGCTCGCCGATGCTCGTGAAGCCGGCGCGATGATGTTGTTTGGTGAAAAGTATCCCGACCCATGTCGCATGGTTTCGATGGGAACGTTCAGTCGTGAACTGTGCGGTGGAACTCACCTGACCAACACCAAACAAGTCGGTTCGTTTGAGGTCGTGGTCGAAGAAAGCGTTTCCACGGGAACTCGCCGGATCGAAGCATTGACGGGCGAGCGTGCCAAAGAACACCGCGAGCAAACGCAAGCGTTGCTGAACGAGGTGGCAGGCAAACTGAATTGCGATGCTTCGGTGGCTGCTGCGGCCACGGTGGCGTTGATCGAAGAAGTTCGCCGGCTGAAGAAAGAATTGTCGTCAGGCAAAGCTGCGGACTATCCCGCTGAATTTGTCTTTGATGCCAAGGCTGCGAAAGCGGAAACGACCGACATCAGCGATTACAACGCCGTGCGTGCGGCGGTTCGCGGTTTGACTCGCCGTTTGAACGTTGCGATCACCGATGTGCTCAGTCGCTTGGATTCGCTGTTGGCCGATCGATCGAAGCTGGTCGAGCAACTCAAACAGGTGACCGCGGGCGGTAAGATTTCCGCGGATGACTTGATCGCAGATGGAACCAAGGTCGGCGACACGTTGCTGATCGTTGCTGAAACGCCCGGTGCCAACCCCAACATCATGCGAGGTTGGATCGATCAAATTCGCAAGAAGAGCGACACGCCAACCGCAGTGCTGTTGGCTTCGTCGATGAACGACAAAGTCATGTTGGTCGGTGGACTGAGCCGAGATCTGGTTGATCGTGGTTTGAAAGCCGGTGACTGGGTCGGTGCGGCGGCCAAGGTGGTCGGTGGCAGCGGCGGTGGCCGGCCGGATATGGCTCAAGCCGGCGGCAAAGACGCCAGCAAGTTGCCTGAAGCACTCCAGCAAGCTCGCGAAACGATGACCGAAAAGCTGGGCTGA
- a CDS encoding aminopeptidase P family protein, translated as MTQRIERLVQSIADSDQPMDAILICSEVNVRYLSGFTGDSTWLLVRPDGKATLLSDRRYETQIAEECPALESAIRPPSQTLVALLAEYLADSSLKTIGFEADHVQVSTMHQWKEQIESVEWTQTSGLVETLRSIKDADELATIRRAISIAERSFLSVTNKLTPRMTELQIAHELEATMRSLGASGVAFDVIAGAEPSGALPHYHPRNIALADCRTLLIDWGARVDGYCSDLTRTLHKADVRSATADRFEAAYQAVLESQEAAISAIRDGVEAIEVDRAARQVLQNAGLGDAFKHGLGHSFGLEIHEDPRMGPMSTDVLREGMVLTVEPGVYFEGEFGIRIEDDILVTADGFERLSTLPKGLDDCRLVV; from the coding sequence ATGACTCAGCGTATTGAACGACTTGTGCAATCCATCGCCGATTCGGACCAACCGATGGACGCGATTTTGATCTGCAGCGAAGTCAACGTGCGATATCTCAGCGGATTCACCGGCGACAGCACTTGGTTGCTGGTCCGTCCCGACGGCAAAGCCACCTTGCTGTCCGATCGTCGCTACGAAACACAAATTGCCGAAGAATGCCCGGCTCTAGAAAGTGCCATTCGGCCACCCAGCCAAACTTTGGTGGCGCTGCTGGCCGAGTATTTGGCTGATTCGTCGTTGAAAACGATCGGATTCGAAGCCGACCACGTGCAAGTTTCCACGATGCATCAGTGGAAAGAACAAATCGAATCCGTGGAATGGACACAGACGTCCGGTTTGGTCGAAACGCTGCGTTCCATCAAAGACGCCGACGAATTGGCGACCATTCGGCGAGCGATTTCGATTGCCGAGCGAAGTTTTCTCAGCGTCACCAACAAACTGACCCCGCGGATGACCGAACTGCAAATCGCTCACGAATTGGAAGCGACCATGCGAAGCCTGGGGGCGTCCGGCGTTGCTTTTGATGTGATCGCAGGTGCCGAGCCCAGCGGTGCCCTGCCCCACTACCACCCTCGCAACATTGCCTTGGCGGATTGCCGGACTCTGCTCATCGATTGGGGGGCCCGTGTCGACGGGTATTGCAGCGATTTGACTCGAACGCTGCACAAAGCGGACGTGCGTTCAGCGACCGCCGATCGATTTGAAGCCGCCTACCAGGCGGTTCTGGAATCTCAAGAAGCCGCGATTTCAGCCATTCGAGATGGCGTGGAAGCCATCGAAGTCGACCGAGCCGCTCGCCAAGTCCTTCAGAATGCCGGCCTGGGCGACGCCTTCAAACACGGGCTTGGACACAGTTTTGGCTTGGAAATTCACGAGGATCCACGCATGGGACCGATGTCCACCGATGTGCTCCGCGAAGGGATGGTCCTCACCGTGGAACCCGGGGTGTATTTCGAGGGGGAATTTGGAATTCGCATCGAAGATGACATCCTCGTGACAGCTGATGGATTTGAACGACTGAGCACCCTTCCGAAGGGTCTCGATGATTGTCGCCTTGTTGTGTAA